A section of the Microbulbifer pacificus genome encodes:
- a CDS encoding S8 family serine peptidase, giving the protein MIQLSDAPVATYQGGTANLRATNLRSQKQPVGVVSSSKINKLFVQGAEQTPAVSQYQSYLYGKQEAAIREASNILGRRLNVHRQFTVAFNGFSVKLTQEQAQKMSQIPGISNVVRSKNRPFMTDQGPAHIGAESAWAGVNTHGNLPVKGEGVIVGIIDTGVNTDHEAFADVGGDGYDHSNPWGQGNYVGDCALDEYESMCNDKLIGVRSYSIITDFFSSPEAQAPDWQHWQPLKQIRPPVGEDYQGHGSHVASTAAGNVIFDTPMLYTQLGDGDGADTGFRFERVSGVAPHANIVSYQVCYPGDKPAYQGCPEEALVAGIEDAIVDGVDVINFSIGGAEKLPWEDPVEMAFLSAREAGILVATAAGNSGTDGNQELLGYIDHSSPWLLNVAATTHGRNMATSDIALENLSGGDATITPPTVTGKGIGETFSGFFKLAANHGDTRCLEPFPAGTFTADDIVVCERGDNARVAKAANVQAGGAGGMVLYNTTSYGTGSDLVADVYPIPTIHIDYNNWSGTYANNYIGLQDWLASGSDHMGTITATTISRVVDPAEADKLAAFSSRGPSSQTREHLIPSVAAPGVDIYAAFADEHPFDSLSLSSDYAFLSGTSMASPHVAGAMALMRQAKPDWTAAEISSALQMTATPVIFNDSLWGEDWQDAGNYRAGSGRIDVEAALAAGLVMDETVENFHNANPQNGGAVRNLNLPELVNMHCERTCSWVRTVTATKDGTWTATPGKVVNWATHPSNQHEQVGIDIAVKPASFTLKAGETQSVVVTATVTATQDAFGTADDIELHSDVTFSSDDGETPNAQWPLVFNFFKGEMPSMLDVVAHRNQGKHTIKDLPLKKIAQGSYRAYAPALASKQTLTLTQDNDTTILLGDYGIHKQIYLPDYSATIDDLDDLTSEHVHVEWQSVPSGAKRVYARVSALSTTAKNAWEAGVPVVSMGRDLNNDGEIQFMDEVMCVSYHEDFDNFCNVADPDAGNYWVVVENAYNFGPWELEDTMELTMGVVTGEIAGNVTVSGPASTNGLEPVDLAINWDMDMAQGDEYLLAIDVGTDANNAGNLGMTSVNLLRGDNEWTASGSQDRARAGDIVDIKLHMMENVSGADRAFEINAVIPEGLTLVPESLNLPSGYAEQLTVEDGKLHLKAEQADTSEWEPRYDFTTNATDAMCRTPDYGDYPTGGSANGGYVDLAQYGLNPILGGNWNDQSYRFDFAWFFGNEHKEYLHYNNADAPYSAFTVSPMGYIQLDQMPLFFQDHRPLPFQDFPDSLIAPFWRGNQTFFDNTSLGVNLVQRPWDLDSQEGITVAYAGDELLIEYDNAATQLKTYDPELGRNVYLNQGDSYDFEMILNMAARFGDGEYEIIMAYDNLDFASQGEHGSIGVKGFTGPRGTYGPYSEYKGTQYAYNDLMSKLSDNLVVCYDYVGPESSQFDITFQVRVDESVAGQDLTIATQASIDGAQQVADHTISVNSNLSLGEFNDITVDENASFDITVAYSDDDSGKNVISVSGDHISYVADDHTPGAEVTITPEANWHGETQVTVTVADALYPTDKVSKSFRLTVVSDGVEPGCTDSNATNYDAGATEDDGSCAYPEPAPETKPKKKKSGGATGTLLLGLLMLLGLGRRYRLTGRQR; this is encoded by the coding sequence ATGATTCAGCTGTCCGATGCGCCGGTTGCCACTTACCAGGGCGGTACGGCGAACCTGCGCGCAACCAATCTGCGCAGCCAGAAGCAGCCCGTCGGCGTGGTGTCGTCCTCGAAAATCAACAAGTTGTTTGTACAGGGCGCAGAGCAAACCCCTGCGGTTAGCCAGTACCAGTCGTACTTGTACGGCAAGCAGGAAGCCGCCATTCGCGAGGCTTCCAACATACTGGGACGCCGCCTGAACGTGCACCGCCAGTTTACCGTGGCCTTTAACGGATTCTCGGTGAAGCTTACCCAGGAACAGGCGCAGAAAATGAGCCAGATCCCTGGCATTAGCAACGTGGTGCGTTCCAAAAATCGCCCATTCATGACCGACCAGGGGCCCGCCCATATCGGCGCCGAGAGCGCCTGGGCCGGGGTAAATACGCACGGCAATCTGCCCGTCAAGGGTGAGGGCGTGATCGTCGGCATCATCGATACCGGTGTGAATACCGATCACGAGGCCTTCGCCGATGTCGGTGGTGACGGTTACGACCACAGCAACCCCTGGGGGCAGGGCAATTACGTGGGCGACTGCGCGCTCGACGAATATGAGTCCATGTGTAATGACAAGCTGATCGGCGTGCGCAGCTACAGCATCATTACCGACTTTTTCTCGTCGCCAGAGGCACAGGCGCCCGACTGGCAACACTGGCAGCCGCTGAAGCAGATTCGCCCACCGGTGGGCGAGGATTACCAGGGCCACGGCTCTCATGTGGCCAGCACGGCCGCCGGCAACGTAATCTTTGACACTCCGATGCTGTACACGCAATTGGGCGATGGCGACGGCGCCGATACCGGCTTCCGCTTCGAGCGAGTTTCCGGTGTCGCGCCGCACGCGAACATCGTGTCGTATCAGGTTTGCTATCCCGGTGACAAGCCTGCCTACCAGGGTTGTCCGGAAGAAGCGCTGGTGGCAGGTATTGAAGATGCCATTGTCGACGGAGTTGATGTCATCAACTTCTCCATCGGCGGCGCCGAGAAACTGCCGTGGGAGGACCCGGTGGAAATGGCCTTCCTGAGTGCGCGCGAAGCCGGCATTCTGGTTGCCACGGCGGCCGGCAACTCCGGCACCGACGGTAACCAGGAGCTGCTCGGCTATATCGATCACTCCAGCCCGTGGCTGCTGAACGTGGCGGCCACTACCCATGGGCGCAACATGGCAACCAGCGACATCGCGCTGGAAAACCTCTCCGGCGGCGACGCCACCATCACGCCGCCGACCGTGACCGGCAAGGGTATCGGCGAAACCTTCAGCGGCTTTTTCAAGCTCGCTGCCAACCATGGCGATACCCGCTGCCTGGAACCCTTCCCGGCCGGAACCTTCACCGCCGATGATATCGTCGTGTGTGAGCGCGGTGACAATGCGCGGGTAGCCAAGGCGGCCAACGTGCAGGCCGGTGGTGCCGGCGGCATGGTGCTGTATAACACCACCAGTTATGGCACCGGCAGTGACCTTGTTGCCGATGTCTACCCCATCCCCACCATTCACATCGACTACAACAACTGGAGCGGTACTTACGCCAACAACTACATTGGTCTGCAGGACTGGCTGGCGAGCGGTAGCGACCATATGGGCACCATCACCGCGACCACCATTTCACGGGTGGTGGATCCTGCGGAAGCAGACAAGCTGGCGGCATTCTCCTCGCGCGGCCCCAGCAGCCAGACCCGGGAACACCTGATCCCGTCGGTGGCTGCGCCCGGTGTGGATATTTATGCGGCCTTCGCCGATGAGCACCCCTTCGACAGCCTGAGCCTGTCCAGTGACTACGCCTTCCTGAGCGGTACCTCCATGGCATCGCCCCATGTGGCGGGAGCCATGGCACTGATGCGCCAGGCCAAGCCGGACTGGACCGCCGCCGAGATCTCCTCCGCGCTGCAGATGACCGCCACGCCGGTGATCTTCAACGACAGCCTCTGGGGCGAAGACTGGCAGGACGCGGGCAACTACCGTGCCGGTTCCGGCCGCATCGATGTCGAGGCGGCGCTGGCGGCGGGCCTGGTCATGGATGAGACGGTGGAAAACTTCCACAATGCCAACCCTCAAAATGGCGGCGCGGTGCGCAACCTGAACCTGCCGGAACTGGTGAACATGCACTGTGAGCGGACCTGTAGCTGGGTGCGCACGGTGACGGCCACCAAAGACGGCACCTGGACCGCGACACCGGGCAAGGTGGTCAACTGGGCCACCCACCCCAGCAATCAGCACGAACAGGTCGGCATTGATATCGCCGTCAAACCCGCCAGCTTCACGCTCAAGGCCGGTGAGACCCAGTCTGTGGTGGTCACCGCGACGGTGACAGCCACTCAGGATGCCTTCGGCACCGCGGACGATATTGAACTGCACTCCGATGTGACATTCAGTTCCGACGACGGCGAAACGCCGAACGCCCAGTGGCCGCTGGTGTTCAATTTCTTCAAGGGCGAGATGCCGTCGATGCTCGACGTGGTCGCACACCGCAACCAGGGCAAACACACCATCAAGGACCTGCCGCTGAAGAAAATTGCCCAGGGCAGCTACCGCGCTTACGCGCCGGCGCTGGCCAGCAAGCAGACGCTGACACTGACGCAGGACAATGACACCACCATCCTGCTTGGCGACTATGGCATCCACAAGCAGATCTATCTTCCCGATTACTCTGCCACCATCGACGACCTCGATGACCTGACCAGTGAGCATGTACACGTGGAATGGCAGAGCGTGCCGTCGGGCGCCAAGCGCGTCTATGCGCGCGTGAGTGCCCTGTCCACTACGGCCAAGAACGCGTGGGAAGCCGGTGTGCCGGTCGTGAGCATGGGTAGAGACCTCAACAATGACGGTGAAATCCAGTTTATGGATGAAGTCATGTGTGTGTCTTACCACGAGGACTTCGACAACTTCTGTAACGTGGCCGACCCGGACGCCGGCAACTACTGGGTTGTGGTGGAAAATGCTTATAACTTCGGCCCCTGGGAACTGGAAGACACCATGGAGCTGACCATGGGCGTGGTAACCGGCGAGATTGCCGGCAACGTCACCGTATCCGGCCCCGCGTCAACCAATGGGCTGGAACCCGTTGATCTCGCGATTAACTGGGATATGGACATGGCCCAGGGCGACGAGTACCTGCTGGCCATCGACGTGGGCACCGACGCCAACAATGCCGGCAACCTGGGAATGACTTCGGTCAACCTGCTGCGCGGCGACAATGAGTGGACGGCCAGCGGTAGTCAGGATCGCGCCCGCGCCGGCGATATCGTCGACATCAAGCTGCACATGATGGAGAACGTCAGCGGTGCCGACCGCGCGTTTGAGATCAATGCCGTGATCCCCGAAGGGCTGACCCTGGTACCCGAATCCCTGAATCTGCCCTCTGGCTATGCCGAGCAACTGACCGTGGAAGACGGCAAGCTGCACCTGAAAGCCGAGCAGGCAGACACCAGCGAATGGGAACCGCGCTACGACTTCACCACAAATGCAACCGATGCCATGTGCCGGACGCCGGATTACGGCGACTATCCCACTGGTGGCAGCGCCAATGGTGGCTACGTCGATCTGGCACAGTATGGTCTCAACCCGATCCTGGGCGGCAACTGGAATGACCAGTCCTATCGCTTCGACTTCGCCTGGTTCTTTGGCAACGAGCACAAGGAGTACCTGCACTACAACAATGCGGATGCACCCTATAGCGCCTTTACCGTGTCCCCCATGGGCTACATCCAGCTGGACCAGATGCCGCTGTTCTTCCAGGACCACCGCCCGCTGCCATTCCAGGACTTCCCCGACAGCTTGATCGCGCCGTTCTGGAGAGGCAACCAGACCTTCTTTGACAACACCAGTCTTGGCGTCAACCTGGTGCAACGCCCCTGGGATCTGGACAGTCAGGAAGGCATCACCGTTGCCTATGCCGGCGACGAGCTGCTGATCGAGTACGACAATGCGGCAACCCAGCTGAAAACCTACGACCCGGAACTGGGCCGCAATGTCTACCTGAACCAGGGCGACAGCTACGATTTCGAAATGATTCTGAATATGGCTGCCCGCTTTGGCGATGGCGAGTACGAAATCATCATGGCCTACGACAACCTGGACTTCGCCTCACAGGGCGAACACGGTTCCATTGGCGTCAAGGGCTTTACCGGTCCGCGCGGTACCTATGGCCCCTACTCGGAGTACAAGGGCACCCAGTACGCGTATAACGACCTGATGTCCAAACTGTCTGACAACCTGGTGGTGTGTTACGACTACGTCGGGCCGGAATCCAGCCAGTTCGATATCACCTTCCAGGTACGCGTGGATGAGTCTGTAGCCGGTCAGGATCTGACCATCGCCACGCAGGCAAGCATCGATGGCGCGCAGCAAGTGGCTGATCACACCATCAGCGTGAACAGCAACCTGAGCCTGGGCGAGTTCAACGATATCACTGTGGATGAAAACGCGTCCTTCGACATCACGGTGGCCTACTCGGATGACGACAGTGGCAAAAACGTGATCTCCGTTTCCGGTGATCACATCTCCTATGTCGCTGACGATCACACCCCCGGCGCCGAGGTGACCATCACGCCGGAAGCCAACTGGCACGGTGAAACCCAGGTTACCGTTACCGTTGCCGACGCGCTCTACCCGACCGACAAGGTGAGCAAGTCTTTCCGTCTGACCGTGGTGAGTGACGGTGTGGAACCGGGTTGTACCGATTCGAATGCGACCAACTACGACGCCGGTGCAACCGAGGACGACGGCAGCTGTGCCTATCCGGAACCCGCTCCCGAGACCAAGCCCAAGAAGAAGAAATCCGGTGGCGCCACAGGAACTCTCCTGCTCGGCCTGCTGATGCTGCTGGGCCTTGGTCGCCGCTACCGCTTAACCGGCCGTCAACGCTAA
- a CDS encoding MFS transporter, whose amino-acid sequence MADNNQFALLGSRRFLPFFCTQFLGAFNDNVFKNALIVMIAFRLAASEANFLINLAAGLFILPFFLFSATAGQIADKTDKSILIRRIKLAEIGIGAFGVIALFSGNNYLCLFVLFLLGVQSAFFGPVKYAILPQHLQKTELVSGNALVEMGTFVSILLGTIVGGLLAGKTGEGESGLYWISAIIMTTAALGYSAARAIPSAAAPAPELKINYNPVSQTSRILKEAAKTPSVFYAIIGISWFWLLGAAYLTQIPSLTRNVLGGSESLVTLLLCCFTIGVAIGSLLCGRLSAGRVELGLVPIGAAGLTVSGLLLANATGSFTPPAEMTISTFWGAAGAFPILINLTLIGIFGGFYIVPLYSMMQERSAPEIRARIIAVNNVLNALFMVVAAVMGIVFLNMLGATIPQFFLIISLMNAAVAVFVFTKVPEFAMRLMIWLLSHTMYRVKHQGLEQIPAEGAAIIACNHVSYVDALLLAGAVRRPIRFIMYKPIYEIPVLHFIFKTSRAIPICSKEKDPEGYAKAFADIEQGLKDGDLLCIFPEGQLTKNGELQPFKAGIEKILQRTPVPVIPMALRGLWGSFFSHKDGHAFSTLPRRFWSKVCVVAGQPLEAAAVKAEQLQETVLGLRGDHR is encoded by the coding sequence ATGGCCGATAACAACCAATTTGCGCTGCTGGGCAGCCGCCGCTTTCTTCCCTTTTTCTGCACCCAGTTTCTCGGCGCCTTCAACGACAATGTGTTCAAAAATGCCTTGATCGTGATGATCGCTTTCCGCCTCGCGGCCAGCGAAGCCAACTTCCTGATCAATCTCGCCGCCGGGCTGTTTATCCTGCCGTTTTTCCTGTTTTCCGCCACCGCCGGCCAGATTGCCGACAAAACCGACAAGAGCATTCTTATCCGGCGTATCAAGCTCGCGGAAATCGGTATCGGCGCTTTCGGGGTCATCGCGCTGTTCAGCGGCAACAACTACCTGTGCCTGTTTGTACTTTTCCTGCTCGGCGTACAATCCGCATTCTTTGGCCCGGTGAAATACGCGATCCTGCCCCAGCACCTGCAGAAAACCGAGCTGGTGAGCGGCAACGCGCTGGTGGAGATGGGCACCTTTGTCTCCATCCTGCTCGGCACCATTGTCGGCGGCCTGCTGGCGGGGAAGACCGGCGAGGGCGAATCCGGGCTTTACTGGATCTCGGCCATCATCATGACCACTGCAGCCCTCGGCTACAGCGCCGCCCGCGCCATTCCCAGCGCCGCCGCCCCGGCACCGGAGCTGAAAATCAATTACAACCCGGTTTCCCAGACCAGCCGGATTCTCAAGGAAGCCGCGAAAACCCCTTCCGTGTTCTACGCGATCATCGGCATTTCCTGGTTCTGGCTGCTGGGCGCGGCCTATCTGACCCAGATCCCGAGCCTCACCCGCAATGTGCTCGGCGGCAGCGAGTCGCTGGTGACCCTGCTGCTGTGCTGTTTCACCATCGGTGTCGCCATCGGCTCACTGCTGTGTGGGCGCCTCTCCGCTGGTCGGGTCGAGCTGGGACTGGTTCCCATCGGTGCCGCCGGGCTGACGGTTTCGGGGTTGCTCCTGGCGAACGCCACCGGCAGTTTCACCCCGCCGGCAGAGATGACCATTTCCACGTTCTGGGGGGCCGCCGGTGCCTTCCCCATTCTGATCAACCTGACTCTGATCGGTATTTTCGGCGGTTTCTATATCGTGCCGCTGTACTCCATGATGCAGGAGCGCTCGGCGCCTGAAATCCGGGCGCGGATTATCGCGGTGAACAATGTACTGAATGCGCTGTTCATGGTGGTGGCCGCGGTAATGGGGATCGTGTTCCTGAACATGTTGGGCGCCACCATTCCCCAGTTTTTCCTGATCATCTCGCTGATGAACGCGGCCGTGGCGGTGTTCGTGTTTACCAAGGTGCCCGAGTTCGCCATGCGCCTGATGATCTGGTTGCTGTCGCACACCATGTACCGCGTTAAGCACCAGGGGCTGGAACAGATTCCTGCAGAAGGTGCGGCGATCATTGCCTGCAACCATGTGAGTTATGTAGATGCTCTGCTGCTGGCGGGTGCGGTGCGTCGCCCGATCCGCTTCATCATGTACAAGCCGATCTATGAAATCCCGGTGCTGCATTTCATCTTCAAGACCAGCCGGGCAATTCCCATCTGTTCCAAGGAAAAGGACCCGGAAGGTTACGCGAAGGCGTTTGCCGATATCGAACAGGGGCTGAAAGACGGCGACCTGCTGTGTATTTTCCCGGAGGGCCAGCTGACCAAGAACGGTGAGCTACAGCCGTTCAAGGCCGGTATCGAGAAAATCCTGCAACGCACACCGGTGCCGGTGATACCCATGGCACTGCGCGGGCTATGGGGCAGTTTCTTCAGTCACAAGGACGGCCATGCGTTCAGCACGCTGCCGAGAAGGTTCTGGTCAAAGGTGTGTGTAGTGGCAGGCCAGCCGCTGGAGGCTGCGGCAGTGAAAGCAGAACAACTGCAGGAAACCGTGCTGGGACTGCGCGGAGACCACCGATAA
- a CDS encoding NAD(P)/FAD-dependent oxidoreductase has product MSSSVNDYRQLSYWFDSLGTEITPRAMLASERQVDVAIVGAGYTGLWTAYYLKQQNPQLNIAVVEQEVAGYGASGRNGGWLMGEFAGLGDYLKPLSHAEKTAARALATGMVAEVERVCLQEGIHCDLAREGWLASAARFPAQRARVRRYLDYYRALGFTDDDYCWLDAKEARRLVNIRGTLGGMYARHVAAIHPAKLVRGLADAVERLGVTIYEQSPVTEIQSGRVRTARGGLDADVVVSALEGFSNTLSSPFKRHAIPVVSRVLATEPLSPVQWQAIGFSRRLVCSDASRLVSYMQRSADGRLLFGARGSYDRGGKIRRDAKLLDHELRTQQQLMLDFFPDLQGVAVSHHWCGNLAFSRRMRPAAMFDERSGLALAGGYGGEGVGASNLFGRTLADLILGRESELTAMPWALRGDPNRLLRGWEPEPLPWLAYKAINAVYTWEESLELGRGPRWQLPLARPLAQWCSALL; this is encoded by the coding sequence GTGAGCAGCTCTGTGAATGACTATCGCCAACTGAGTTACTGGTTTGACAGTCTCGGCACCGAGATTACCCCGCGCGCGATGCTGGCATCAGAACGTCAGGTGGATGTCGCCATCGTCGGTGCGGGTTATACCGGGCTGTGGACCGCCTATTACCTCAAACAACAAAACCCTCAACTGAACATTGCCGTAGTCGAGCAGGAGGTTGCCGGTTACGGTGCCTCCGGACGCAACGGCGGTTGGCTGATGGGGGAATTCGCCGGTCTCGGCGATTACCTCAAACCGTTGTCGCATGCGGAAAAAACAGCCGCCCGTGCGCTGGCGACGGGTATGGTCGCCGAGGTGGAGCGGGTTTGCCTGCAAGAAGGTATTCACTGCGACCTCGCCCGCGAGGGCTGGCTGGCGAGCGCGGCGCGGTTTCCCGCGCAGCGCGCCCGCGTGCGCCGGTATCTGGATTACTACCGGGCTCTGGGTTTCACCGACGACGACTACTGCTGGCTCGACGCCAAAGAGGCGCGACGGCTCGTCAATATTCGCGGCACCCTCGGCGGTATGTACGCCCGCCATGTCGCCGCCATCCATCCCGCCAAGCTGGTGCGCGGTCTGGCGGATGCGGTGGAAAGGTTGGGGGTGACCATTTACGAGCAGAGCCCGGTGACCGAAATCCAATCCGGACGGGTGCGGACCGCACGCGGCGGACTCGATGCCGATGTGGTGGTGTCGGCCCTGGAAGGATTCAGCAATACCCTGAGCAGCCCGTTCAAACGCCATGCAATCCCGGTGGTCAGCCGCGTACTCGCCACCGAACCACTGAGTCCGGTGCAGTGGCAGGCGATCGGCTTTTCCCGGCGCCTGGTCTGCTCGGATGCCAGCCGGCTGGTTTCCTATATGCAGCGCAGTGCCGATGGCCGCCTGCTATTCGGCGCGCGCGGCAGCTACGATCGCGGCGGCAAGATCCGCCGGGATGCGAAGTTGCTCGATCACGAACTGCGCACACAGCAGCAACTGATGCTGGATTTCTTCCCTGACCTGCAGGGCGTGGCGGTCAGCCATCACTGGTGCGGAAACCTGGCGTTTTCCCGCAGGATGCGACCGGCGGCGATGTTTGATGAGCGCAGCGGCCTGGCGTTGGCTGGGGGATATGGAGGGGAGGGTGTGGGTGCGTCGAACCTGTTCGGGCGCACCCTCGCAGACCTGATTCTGGGGCGTGAATCGGAATTGACGGCGATGCCCTGGGCGTTGCGCGGGGATCCAAACCGCCTGTTGCGTGGATGGGAGCCGGAGCCGCTACCCTGGCTCGCCTACAAGGCAATCAACGCCGTGTATACCTGGGAAGAGTCCCTGGAACTCGGCCGGGGACCGCGCTGGCAGCTGCCGCTCGCGCGGCCGCTGGCGCAGTGGTGCAGCGCGCTGCTCTGA
- a CDS encoding tetratricopeptide repeat-containing sulfotransferase family protein: MNDRQLSKQAFLQQTLSNGLQALSRGDIDTASKCCQAVLKVQPDLVQGHFLVGLVALESQQPKIAFSAFQSVVKLQKDHPAAWAHIAKLFMRDGHFNAAGNALERAEGCAGADAAVNDLIGTVYSMMGYYDEAKRCFERALRSEPEHPAYLLNYANNLVYHGETEEAEDVFLKIIAQQNDSPQAHWALAGARKAQDSSHIDAMRTLLARSNMPPRAQAFYYYAIGKELEDLQQWEPAFEAFAQGASARRETVAFDERAEQATFDFLQSHYTREWFDSVAEGNPDASPIFVLGQPRTGTTLVERIITAHSQVHSAGELQQFGLAVRRLTSYTDPKRFSAGLFEGALNIDTAKLGGLYLQSVAKVRGETPRFVDKLPQNYMLVPLILKALPNAKIVHLTRNPMDACFASFKQLFADAYLHSYDQREMARHHARYRKLMETWRARFPGRFLDIAYEDTARDVASNARRLLEFLELPWEDACLEFHNQQTAVSTASAAQVREPAHTRSIGRWGRYETQLQPMRDELLAHGIDVG, from the coding sequence ATGAACGACCGGCAGTTGAGCAAACAAGCATTTCTCCAACAAACCCTGTCAAATGGCCTCCAAGCACTGTCGCGCGGCGATATCGACACCGCGTCAAAATGCTGCCAGGCGGTATTGAAGGTCCAGCCTGACCTGGTGCAGGGCCATTTTCTGGTGGGACTGGTCGCCCTTGAGTCGCAGCAACCCAAGATCGCCTTCAGCGCCTTCCAGTCGGTGGTCAAACTGCAAAAGGACCACCCCGCAGCCTGGGCTCACATCGCCAAGTTGTTTATGCGCGACGGGCATTTCAATGCGGCAGGCAATGCCCTGGAACGCGCCGAGGGCTGCGCCGGAGCTGATGCGGCGGTGAACGACCTGATCGGCACCGTGTACTCCATGATGGGGTATTACGACGAAGCCAAGCGCTGTTTTGAGCGCGCGCTGCGCTCGGAACCCGAACATCCCGCCTATCTGCTGAACTATGCCAACAACCTGGTTTACCACGGTGAAACGGAAGAAGCAGAAGACGTATTCCTGAAAATTATTGCGCAGCAAAATGACAGTCCCCAAGCGCACTGGGCCCTTGCCGGCGCGCGCAAAGCGCAGGACTCGTCTCATATTGATGCAATGCGCACATTGCTCGCGCGCAGCAACATGCCGCCACGGGCACAGGCGTTCTATTACTACGCCATCGGCAAGGAACTTGAGGACCTGCAGCAGTGGGAGCCGGCGTTCGAGGCGTTTGCTCAGGGCGCCAGCGCCCGTCGGGAAACGGTTGCATTTGATGAGAGGGCCGAGCAGGCCACGTTCGATTTTCTGCAGTCCCATTACACCCGGGAGTGGTTTGACAGCGTGGCCGAAGGCAACCCCGATGCCTCCCCCATTTTCGTGCTGGGTCAGCCGCGCACTGGAACCACACTGGTCGAGCGCATCATCACCGCGCACTCCCAGGTGCACTCGGCGGGCGAGCTGCAGCAATTTGGCCTGGCGGTGCGCCGCCTCACCAGTTACACCGATCCGAAACGCTTTTCTGCCGGCCTGTTCGAGGGGGCCCTCAACATCGATACGGCAAAACTCGGTGGGCTCTATTTGCAGTCGGTGGCAAAGGTGCGCGGGGAAACCCCGCGTTTTGTCGACAAGCTGCCACAGAACTACATGCTGGTTCCGCTGATTCTGAAGGCGCTGCCCAACGCCAAGATTGTGCACCTGACCCGCAATCCGATGGACGCCTGCTTTGCCAGTTTCAAGCAACTGTTTGCGGACGCCTACCTGCATTCCTACGACCAGCGGGAAATGGCCCGGCATCACGCGCGCTATCGCAAGCTGATGGAAACCTGGCGCGCGCGCTTCCCCGGACGTTTCCTGGATATTGCCTACGAGGACACCGCGCGCGATGTGGCGTCGAACGCGCGTCGCCTGCTCGAGTTTCTGGAGTTGCCCTGGGAGGATGCCTGCCTGGAGTTTCACAACCAGCAAACCGCGGTCTCTACCGCCAGTGCGGCACAAGTGCGGGAGCCAGCACACACGCGTTCCATTGGCCGCTGGGGGCGCTACGAAACCCAACTGCAGCCGATGCGCGATGAACTGCTTGCGCACGGCATTGACGTAGGTTGA